ACGCCATCTTCAATTGGGGCCGCCCCCGCGAGGTCAGCCTCGGAGAGCTCAAGACCGAGAAATCGCTGGTCCGCCTGACCCACGAGTTCCGGGGCGAGATCGTCCGGCTGCGGCACCGGGCCCGGGCCCTCCGCAAAATGAGCAAGAAAGCGGAAGAAGCGTCATCCTGAGGACCCGAAGGGGCCGAAGGATCTCATACCCACCAAGTAGTCGGAGATCCTTCGCTAGCGCTCAGGATGACAGCCGTAGGGAAGCTATTTTTATTGCTTGAAAATCAGGCATTCGCCGTTAACATGCGTCCCATCCTGAAGTGAGCAAGCGTCGGCTAAGCCGATGCGCGCGGCAAATTCGAAGAATTTGCATAGTAAGATGAGCCCCTAAGAAAAGGAGAGAGGCATGCAAACTACCGATATTCTCCAGTCGATCTTTCGCTGGTTCCACGTCGTGGCCGGAGTCCTGTGGATCGGACTTCTATATTACTTCAATTTCGTCAACGGCGCCTTCGCGGCGACCATGGATGGCGAAACCAAGAAGAAGGTCGTTCCCCAGCTCATGCCCCGGGCGCTCTTTTGGTTTCGCTGGGGCGCGGCTTGGACTTGGTTCACCGGCATTTTGCTCGCCATGCTGGTTTTCTACCACGGCGGGACTCTCTTCGAAGGATCGGTCAATTGGCAGGTCCCGACCTTCGCCATGATCGCGGTGACCTTCTTCGGCTTCATCATCTATGACATCATCATGAAGGCCCTCGGCACCAAGAACCTCAAGGCAGCGGTGGTCCTGTGCTTCCTGCTGCTGGCCGGGGTTCTTTACCTGATGGGCCACTGGGCCGGCTGGAGCTACCGCGGCTACACCATCCACATCGGCGCGCTGCTCGGCACGATCATGGCTTTCAATGTTTGGTTCCGGATTTGGCCCTCGCAGAAGCAAATCATCACCGCGGTCCGCGACGGCCAGGCTCCCGACCCCAAGGTCGTGGCGCTGGCCGGCCTTCGCTCCCGCCAAAACACCTATATGTCGGTGCCCCTGATCTGGACGATGATCAATGCCCATACCACTTGGGCTTCGACCTGGTGGTGGTCCTTGCTGATCGTGATCGTCTTCGGCTGGATCGGCACCTATCACCTGCTCAAGAAGGCGACCAAGGTTCCCGGTTTTTAGGGCCATTAGCGGGTAGTGAATCCTTCGCTTGGCTAAGGATGACAAAGAAAAAAGGCGGTCCCGCGGGACCGCCTTTTTTGTTGAACAAAGCCTTCTCACTTCGGAGGCGTTGGAGGCGACGGATTGTGAGTGGTTTGCTTCACCGCTTGGCGGGCGGCCCAGCGCTTTCCGCTGCCCCGGCCTTTGAAGTAACCCCAGAGCATGCCGATCAGCCAGCCGCCGAGCAGCGGGAGGCCGGAGTAGAGGCCGTAGAATTTCAGCTTCTGCATCCAAGGCAATTGCTTGATCAAGGGGCAGAGCTCCTTGGAGTTGCGCGGCGCACTGGCCACCGGAACGCCCGGCATCGGCACCGGCTTGGAGAGGGGCCGGTCGGCGCTGACCGTCGGCGCGGCTGGAGTCGCTGGCGCTGGCGGTACCGGGGGCGGAGCCACGGCGGTCGGCGAAGCCGGCGGAGCGCCGGCATCGGTGGCTGGGGCGGTGCCGGCTGGCAGGATCTCGAGGGTGTATTCACTTTCCGGCGGATCGTAGCCGCCCGAGACTTTCAGGACATACTCGCCGGCCTTGGCGATCGCAGCATTCTCGATCTTGGCGACCGCGCCGGGATTGGGCGCATGACCGCGGGCCACTTCGACACCATCGGCATCAAAGAGGGTGAGGTTCATGTGGACTTTTTCGCTGATCGGGCGGACCCGCAGGTTCAAGGCGCCGGCCGGGAGGTTGACCTTATAGGTGTCGACCTCGTCGTTGGGATTGACATAGCCCTTGATCGTGCCCGGCTGGATCGAAAGGGCGCTGTCGCGGGTGTCGCCGGCGTCTTGCTGGCTGCCGGCGTCGAAGAGCTCGCCGAGCTCGACCTTGAAGCGGTGATCCTTGTGCTGGTTGTCGTAGGCCGAGCCGACGAGGATGTAGTACTTGCCGGCGCCGTCGAGCGGCACCGGGAAGATGATCCGCCGGGAATCGTTCTTCCCCCCGATGATGTTCTCGACCTTGAGCTGGCTCCGATTGGGAGCTTGCAGCGAGATCGCGGCATAGGGGTTGAGGTTCTCGGTGTAGCTGTTGTCGGGCTTGATATCGACGCCCTTCTCGCCGGTTTCGAGGCTGACGATGATTTTTTGGCCGGGCTTGGCTTCGACCGAGAAGTAGTCGTATTGATTGACGCGCTGGTGGTGATTCAGGCGGAAGAGCTTATTGGGCGCCAGCGGAACGGCGGTTTCGAAGTTGTCGCCGCCGCGGATTTCCTCGCCATAAACGGAGGCGCCGGCCTTCTCAATGACCAGCGACTCCTGGGTCAACTTCTGGAGCGAGGAAGTCAAGCTGGCGGCGTCGCGGGCGTCGAAGTACTGGCCGCCGGTGGCGGTGGCGATGGCGGCGAGCTGGTTCTTGGCATTGGCGTCGACGTCGAGGCCGATGACGTTGATCTTGAGCTTGAAGCCCTTGGCCAAAAGGGCCTTGGCGGTGGCCACCGGATCGCCGCCGCAGCTTTCCTCGCCGTCGCTGACCAGGATGATGGTCTGGGCCTCGTCGGCGCCGGCGGTGAAGTCATTGGCCGCCTGCTCCAAGGAATAGGCGATCGGGGTCTGGCCCAAGGGGTTGGTGGCGTTCACCAGGGCCAGGAAATTCGATTTATTGATCGGGCCAAAAGGCAGGACCAGCTCGGTGTCCTTGCAGCTCCCGGCCTTGTCGGCCGGCGGAGTCCGATGACCATAAAGCCGGAGGGCGACGATGGTCCCGTCGGGGATGCCTTCGATCGCCGAGGCGATCGACTTTTTGGCGGCGGCCATCCGGCTCTCGCCGCCGGCCTGGGCGTTCATCGAGCCGCTGACGTCGAGGATGTACTCGATCCGTGAGGCGGCCGAGGCCTGGGCGGCGACCAGGGCGATCGAGAGCGCCGAAAACCAAATAAGTGAATGATTTTTCATGAAATCTACCCTCCTTAACAGGATCACCAGACCCCACTTTGTAACGCTTGGTTAAAGGGATGGCCAGCAACTTTAGAATCGGGTCGACGAAAAGGAGGTTGTCATTATGGGGAAGCGGTGCGATCAAAACATCGCTGATTTATGGGGGCAAAATGATATCGTTCTTCAAAGCCACGGGCCTAGACTCGGTTTTTCCTAGCAACGAGGTGGCAACAAATCCCAAGAGTCTTTTTGAATTGGACGAAATCGAAGAAAAGAACCGAATGAAGCCGGTTATCAATACCCTGGTGGGACTTGCCGGTGCCCAAGCCTTTTTTGGCGTAGGCAAGATCCCCGGATTTCCTTTTGGTCTTCTTCATAATGCCCGGGGACTTCCCATTCTTGGGTTAAGAGGCGGA
This DNA window, taken from bacterium, encodes the following:
- a CDS encoding VWA domain-containing protein, coding for MKNHSLIWFSALSIALVAAQASAASRIEYILDVSGSMNAQAGGESRMAAAKKSIASAIEGIPDGTIVALRLYGHRTPPADKAGSCKDTELVLPFGPINKSNFLALVNATNPLGQTPIAYSLEQAANDFTAGADEAQTIILVSDGEESCGGDPVATAKALLAKGFKLKINVIGLDVDANAKNQLAAIATATGGQYFDARDAASLTSSLQKLTQESLVIEKAGASVYGEEIRGGDNFETAVPLAPNKLFRLNHHQRVNQYDYFSVEAKPGQKIIVSLETGEKGVDIKPDNSYTENLNPYAAISLQAPNRSQLKVENIIGGKNDSRRIIFPVPLDGAGKYYILVGSAYDNQHKDHRFKVELGELFDAGSQQDAGDTRDSALSIQPGTIKGYVNPNDEVDTYKVNLPAGALNLRVRPISEKVHMNLTLFDADGVEVARGHAPNPGAVAKIENAAIAKAGEYVLKVSGGYDPPESEYTLEILPAGTAPATDAGAPPASPTAVAPPPVPPAPATPAAPTVSADRPLSKPVPMPGVPVASAPRNSKELCPLIKQLPWMQKLKFYGLYSGLPLLGGWLIGMLWGYFKGRGSGKRWAARQAVKQTTHNPSPPTPPK
- a CDS encoding urate hydroxylase PuuD produces the protein MQTTDILQSIFRWFHVVAGVLWIGLLYYFNFVNGAFAATMDGETKKKVVPQLMPRALFWFRWGAAWTWFTGILLAMLVFYHGGTLFEGSVNWQVPTFAMIAVTFFGFIIYDIIMKALGTKNLKAAVVLCFLLLAGVLYLMGHWAGWSYRGYTIHIGALLGTIMAFNVWFRIWPSQKQIITAVRDGQAPDPKVVALAGLRSRQNTYMSVPLIWTMINAHTTWASTWWWSLLIVIVFGWIGTYHLLKKATKVPGF